The following proteins are encoded in a genomic region of Haloarcula marina:
- a CDS encoding SDR family NAD(P)-dependent oxidoreductase: protein MVSYEHTPVTVADKRAVVVGGTSGIGQAIALGFAAEGADVIATSRRESAVEETAAAIEAHGADTARVTCDVTEMDTLERVRETAVEELGGIDVVVASQGAISRETVRDISDEDWDFVTDVALDGVRRVTQAMVPAMDDGGAIVNISSLAARLAMADLPAYAAAKGGVEAFTRASAKELAPDVRANAIAPGFVITPQNAETYAEGTEKRAKIDDRAPLGRVAEREEIVGAAVYLASDAASYVTGEVLTVDGGFSDSAL, encoded by the coding sequence ATGGTTTCCTACGAGCACACGCCAGTGACCGTTGCGGATAAACGCGCAGTGGTCGTCGGCGGCACGAGCGGTATCGGACAGGCAATCGCCCTCGGGTTCGCGGCAGAGGGGGCCGACGTTATCGCCACCAGTCGCCGAGAGAGCGCCGTCGAGGAGACGGCGGCGGCTATCGAGGCACACGGCGCGGACACCGCCCGCGTCACCTGCGACGTGACCGAGATGGACACGCTCGAACGCGTCCGCGAGACGGCCGTCGAGGAGTTGGGCGGTATCGACGTGGTCGTCGCCTCGCAGGGCGCTATCTCGCGGGAGACGGTCCGCGACATCAGCGACGAGGACTGGGACTTCGTCACCGACGTGGCGCTGGACGGGGTCCGCCGGGTCACGCAGGCGATGGTCCCGGCGATGGACGACGGCGGCGCTATCGTCAACATCTCCTCGCTCGCCGCCAGACTCGCCATGGCGGACCTGCCTGCCTACGCGGCGGCGAAAGGCGGCGTCGAAGCCTTCACGCGCGCGTCGGCGAAGGAACTCGCACCAGACGTTCGAGCGAACGCTATCGCGCCCGGGTTCGTCATCACGCCCCAGAACGCCGAGACGTACGCCGAAGGGACCGAGAAGCGAGCGAAAATCGACGACCGAGCGCCGCTGGGACGAGTCGCCGAGCGAGAGGAGATAGTCGGCGCCGCCGTCTATCTGGCGAGCGACGCCGCCTCCTACGTCACGGGCGAGGTGCTGACCGTCGACGGCGGCTTCTCGGACAGCGCACTCTGA
- a CDS encoding ABC transporter ATP-binding protein — MARLLLDGVTKVFADGEDEIVAVDDVSIDIRDGEFLVLVGPSGCGKSTTLRMIAGLETITEGEIRLGETVLNDVRTQDRDIAMVFQSYALYPHLTARGNMSFGLEESTDLSDAAIDERITEAATMMGIEDLLDRKPGELSGGQQQRVALGRAIVRDPDVFLMDEPLSNLDAKLRAEMRTELQQLQSQLDVTTVYVTHDQTEAMTMSDRIAVMNDGELQQVGRPLELYHEPNNLFVAEFIGEPAMNFLPGRREGASFVSDRIEYPFSAAVNDDIGDADDIILGVRPEDVSILDGTNGGGDPAHEFEMTATVVEPMGNENVVHLEFPGETTGTEDLVAITEGRRGVEENESVRVRIPEEAIHVFDTASGEALHARQLEIDPQALRI; from the coding sequence ATGGCCCGCTTGCTACTCGACGGCGTGACGAAGGTGTTCGCGGACGGCGAGGACGAAATCGTCGCCGTCGACGACGTCTCGATAGACATCCGCGACGGCGAGTTCCTCGTGCTGGTCGGTCCGTCCGGATGTGGGAAGTCGACGACGCTCCGGATGATCGCGGGGCTGGAGACCATCACCGAGGGCGAAATCAGACTCGGCGAGACGGTGTTGAACGACGTTCGCACGCAGGACCGGGACATCGCGATGGTGTTCCAGTCCTACGCGCTGTACCCCCACCTGACCGCCCGCGGCAACATGTCGTTCGGACTCGAGGAGTCCACCGACCTCTCGGACGCCGCCATCGACGAGCGCATCACCGAGGCGGCGACGATGATGGGCATCGAGGACTTGCTTGACCGCAAGCCTGGCGAACTCTCGGGCGGGCAACAGCAACGGGTCGCGCTGGGACGTGCTATCGTCCGCGACCCGGACGTGTTCCTGATGGACGAACCGCTCAGCAACTTGGACGCGAAACTGCGGGCGGAGATGCGGACCGAACTCCAGCAACTGCAGTCACAACTCGACGTGACGACGGTGTACGTCACGCACGACCAGACGGAAGCGATGACGATGTCCGACCGCATCGCCGTGATGAACGACGGCGAACTCCAACAGGTCGGCCGACCGCTGGAACTGTACCACGAACCCAACAACCTCTTCGTGGCCGAGTTCATCGGCGAACCCGCGATGAACTTCCTCCCGGGGCGACGAGAGGGCGCGTCGTTCGTCAGCGACCGAATCGAGTATCCGTTCTCCGCGGCCGTCAACGACGACATCGGCGACGCCGACGACATCATCCTCGGCGTCCGTCCGGAAGACGTGTCGATACTCGACGGGACGAACGGCGGGGGCGACCCGGCACACGAGTTCGAGATGACCGCCACCGTCGTCGAACCGATGGGTAACGAGAACGTCGTCCACCTGGAGTTCCCGGGCGAGACGACGGGGACGGAGGACCTCGTCGCCATCACCGAGGGACGGCGCGGGGTGGAAGAGAACGAGTCCGTGAGAGTCCGTATCCCGGAGGAGGCGATTCACGTCTTCGATACGGCCAGCGGCGAGGCGCTCCACGCCCGGCAACTGGAAATCGACCCACAGGCGCTTCGCATCTAA
- a CDS encoding ABC transporter substrate-binding protein, with product MVERDKPDSTLDRRRYLAALGAGAALGIAGCSGDGGSGDGGSDGSSSGSDGSSDGSSDGSSDGSSGSQWSETLEVLHGWAGGDGEAAINALIDEFESAYPDMETEFQAVGASANVNLNATILRRMVNNNPMSSFANWPGNNLERYRGNLMDLEADVWDAEGYKDVMQDRAVELCTFNGKMSSVPLGSHRMNNLFFNISAFEEAGVDPQSLDGMDALMDALDAIDTETDITPMGQAMVAPWTVLQLWAQVLQSQAGVDAYMDFIEGNGDRQAIVDSLELVKEIQQNYITNDASSVSFTDVGGKMINGEVACMHQGNWLAGQFRVDDSFNYKEHWDWIPFPGTEGVYGYHIDAIVAPANNPSEEETIAWQKFVGTKEAQIAFNNLKGSVPLRTDIDPNELGDFIGMTYEDLTSSERYPPTIAHGLAVPPEQMGACKTAMSENMMGPYDTGAAADALLDAVSQ from the coding sequence ATGGTTGAACGTGACAAACCTGATTCGACACTCGACAGGCGTAGATACCTCGCGGCGCTGGGCGCTGGCGCAGCGCTCGGCATCGCTGGCTGTTCCGGTGATGGCGGCAGCGGCGACGGGGGGAGCGACGGTAGTAGTTCCGGGAGCGACGGCAGCAGCGACGGCAGCAGCGACGGCAGCAGTGACGGGTCCAGTGGCAGCCAGTGGAGCGAGACGCTAGAAGTACTGCACGGCTGGGCCGGGGGTGACGGGGAAGCGGCGATAAACGCACTCATCGACGAGTTCGAGAGCGCGTACCCGGATATGGAGACGGAGTTCCAGGCTGTCGGGGCGAGCGCGAACGTCAACCTCAACGCGACGATTCTCCGCCGGATGGTGAACAACAACCCGATGAGTTCGTTCGCCAACTGGCCGGGGAACAACCTCGAACGGTACCGGGGGAACCTGATGGACCTCGAAGCGGACGTCTGGGACGCGGAGGGGTACAAAGACGTGATGCAGGACCGCGCCGTCGAACTGTGTACGTTCAACGGCAAGATGTCCTCGGTCCCGCTCGGCTCTCACCGGATGAACAACCTGTTCTTCAACATCTCGGCCTTCGAGGAGGCCGGGGTGGACCCCCAGAGCCTCGACGGGATGGACGCGCTGATGGACGCGCTCGACGCCATCGACACGGAGACGGACATCACGCCGATGGGGCAGGCGATGGTCGCCCCGTGGACCGTCCTCCAACTGTGGGCGCAGGTGTTGCAGAGTCAGGCTGGCGTCGACGCGTACATGGACTTCATCGAGGGTAACGGTGACCGACAGGCCATCGTCGACTCGCTCGAACTCGTCAAGGAGATTCAGCAGAACTACATCACCAACGACGCCTCGTCGGTGAGCTTCACGGACGTCGGTGGCAAGATGATCAACGGCGAAGTCGCCTGTATGCACCAGGGGAACTGGCTCGCGGGCCAGTTCCGGGTGGACGACTCCTTCAACTACAAGGAGCACTGGGACTGGATTCCGTTCCCCGGTACCGAGGGGGTCTACGGGTACCACATCGACGCCATCGTGGCGCCCGCGAACAATCCCAGCGAGGAAGAGACCATCGCGTGGCAGAAGTTCGTCGGGACCAAGGAGGCTCAGATCGCCTTCAACAACCTGAAAGGGTCCGTGCCGCTCCGGACGGACATCGACCCGAACGAACTGGGCGACTTCATCGGCATGACCTACGAGGACCTCACGAGTTCCGAGCGGTACCCGCCGACCATCGCACACGGTCTCGCGGTGCCGCCGGAGCAGATGGGCGCCTGCAAGACGGCGATGAGCGAGAACATGATGGGGCCCTACGACACCGGGGCCGCGGCCGACGCACTGCTCGACGCCGTCTCCCAGTAA
- a CDS encoding carbohydrate ABC transporter permease: protein MDTHETAEATQTSGEEVEWETKLRYFLNSDFVRSSPYWGIPFLIMGIAVYGGMGFNIAISLTDARGLTPPDYSNLDLEMYTQVLGNDAFLQATQNNLVLLVTFTTVCLLLGMFLAILLDQGIRYDDKVQTIYLLPMSLSFVVTAQMWLWMFNNNNGLLNIIVTTFGFQPVDWIGDPSIALGSIIFALIWQFSGYTMVVYLAGLRSLPDDQFEAARVDGASTVKTYLRIIIPQLKESSVSAAVVLMVFALKAFTFLYALTGRYRPPNGTDILATLMVRQAFKFGKWAYAASIATYLMVLALGVIAPYLYYQYRQGSL from the coding sequence ATGGATACGCACGAAACAGCAGAGGCCACACAAACGTCGGGGGAAGAAGTCGAATGGGAGACGAAGCTACGGTACTTCCTCAACAGCGACTTCGTTCGTTCCTCGCCGTACTGGGGGATTCCGTTCCTCATCATGGGCATCGCTGTCTACGGGGGGATGGGGTTCAACATCGCCATCTCGCTGACCGATGCCCGGGGCCTGACGCCACCGGATTACTCCAACCTCGACCTGGAGATGTACACGCAGGTACTCGGGAACGACGCGTTCTTACAGGCCACGCAGAACAACCTCGTTCTCCTCGTCACGTTCACGACGGTGTGTCTCTTGCTCGGGATGTTCCTCGCGATACTCCTCGACCAGGGGATTCGGTACGACGACAAGGTCCAGACCATCTACCTCTTGCCGATGAGCCTCTCGTTCGTCGTCACAGCCCAGATGTGGCTCTGGATGTTCAACAACAACAACGGGTTGCTGAACATCATCGTGACGACGTTCGGGTTCCAACCCGTCGACTGGATAGGGGACCCCTCGATAGCGCTGGGGTCCATCATCTTCGCACTCATCTGGCAGTTCAGCGGCTACACCATGGTCGTCTACCTCGCCGGTTTGCGGTCGCTCCCCGACGACCAGTTCGAGGCCGCGCGCGTCGACGGTGCGAGCACGGTCAAGACGTACCTCCGCATCATCATCCCGCAACTGAAGGAATCCTCGGTCAGTGCGGCCGTCGTCCTGATGGTGTTCGCGCTGAAAGCGTTCACCTTCCTGTACGCGTTGACCGGCCGATATCGGCCACCCAACGGGACGGACATTTTGGCGACGCTGATGGTTCGGCAGGCGTTCAAGTTCGGCAAGTGGGCCTACGCGGCGAGCATCGCGACGTACCTCATGGTTCTCGCGCTGGGCGTCATCGCACCGTACCTCTACTACCAGTACAGACAGGGGAGTCTCTAA
- a CDS encoding mandelate racemase/muconate lactonizing enzyme family protein has translation MNYANLRDPNAEYTMRDLSSGTMGLTESRGERRDVEITDVQTVIVDGNYPWTLVRVYTDAGVVGNGEAYWGGALPEIIERLKPFIVGENPLDIDRLYEHMVQKMSGEGSVAGKDIAAISGIELALHDAAGKVLDVPAYQLLGGKYRDEVRVYCDCHTEDEADPEACADEAERVVDELGYDALKFDLDVPSGHEKDRANRHLRKPEIDHKAEIVERVTERVGDRADAAFDCHWAFASGSAKRLARALEPYDVWWLEDPVPPENHDVQREVTESTVTPIAAGENVYRTHGQRRLITEEGVDIIAPDVPKVGGMRETAKIATLADMFYRPVAMHNVSSPIGTLGSAHVGAAIPNALALEYHSYELGWWEDLVEEDGLIEDGRLAIPERPGLGLTLDFDAVEAHLADGQEMFDEA, from the coding sequence ATGAACTACGCAAACTTGCGCGACCCTAACGCAGAGTACACTATGCGCGACCTCTCGTCCGGGACGATGGGACTGACCGAGTCCCGCGGCGAGCGGCGCGACGTCGAGATCACGGACGTGCAGACGGTCATCGTCGACGGAAACTACCCGTGGACGCTGGTCCGCGTGTACACCGACGCGGGCGTCGTCGGCAACGGTGAGGCCTACTGGGGCGGTGCGCTCCCCGAGATAATCGAGCGCCTCAAACCGTTCATCGTCGGCGAAAACCCGCTGGACATCGACCGGTTGTACGAACACATGGTCCAGAAGATGTCCGGCGAGGGGTCGGTCGCGGGCAAGGACATCGCCGCCATCTCCGGCATCGAACTCGCGCTTCACGACGCCGCCGGGAAGGTGCTCGACGTCCCCGCGTACCAACTGCTGGGCGGGAAGTACCGCGACGAGGTGCGGGTGTACTGTGACTGTCACACCGAAGACGAGGCCGACCCGGAAGCGTGCGCCGACGAGGCGGAGCGAGTCGTCGACGAACTCGGCTACGACGCCCTGAAGTTCGACCTCGACGTGCCCTCGGGCCACGAGAAAGACCGGGCGAACCGCCACCTCAGAAAACCCGAAATCGACCACAAAGCGGAAATCGTCGAACGGGTCACCGAGCGAGTCGGTGACCGGGCCGACGCCGCGTTCGACTGCCACTGGGCGTTCGCCAGCGGGAGTGCGAAACGACTCGCACGGGCCCTCGAACCGTACGACGTCTGGTGGCTGGAAGACCCCGTCCCGCCGGAGAACCACGACGTCCAGCGCGAGGTGACCGAATCCACCGTGACCCCTATCGCCGCCGGGGAGAACGTCTATCGGACGCACGGCCAGCGTCGCCTGATAACCGAGGAGGGCGTCGACATCATCGCGCCCGACGTGCCGAAGGTCGGCGGGATGCGCGAGACGGCCAAGATAGCCACCCTCGCGGATATGTTCTACCGTCCGGTGGCGATGCACAACGTCTCCTCGCCGATAGGGACGCTGGGGTCGGCCCACGTGGGGGCGGCGATTCCGAACGCCCTCGCGCTGGAGTACCACTCCTACGAACTCGGCTGGTGGGAGGACTTAGTCGAGGAGGACGGCCTCATCGAGGACGGCCGTCTGGCGATTCCCGAACGACCCGGACTGGGACTGACGCTCGACTTCGACGCCGTCGAGGCCCACCTGGCCGACGGACAGGAGATGTTCGACGAGGCGTGA
- a CDS encoding zinc-dependent alcohol dehydrogenase, which translates to MRGLAKVRRSHGAMEFVDRSRPSPAADEALVEVDYAGLCGSDAGIYEFESAFERMDLPTVIGHEYSGRVVEVGENVTKFDVGDRVVERPIRGCGDCYQCEIGESNVCQNAVITGVDHDGAYEQFVAVPEDALHPVPDSVEQQHAAMVEPTSIAARAVIENSRVTAGDRVLVEGPGPIGLLTAQIADAQGGTVVVSGVGQDAQYRLPLAEELGFETLNVAEADVEARREAVTDGVGYDVVFDTTGHPSGLPSAVDEVRKGGQIVLVGQTGETTMPYSPLVRSEIDLQCSYASMYDDFDRSLRLIDSGDVDAETFIDDRFSLLDADEAFEAFVAGETCKPVFDVSALYD; encoded by the coding sequence ATGCGTGGACTAGCGAAAGTGCGCCGTAGTCACGGCGCTATGGAGTTCGTCGACCGTTCCCGACCGTCGCCCGCCGCCGACGAGGCGCTCGTCGAGGTGGACTACGCGGGACTCTGCGGGAGCGACGCCGGTATCTACGAGTTCGAATCGGCGTTCGAACGGATGGACCTCCCGACGGTCATCGGGCACGAATACTCGGGCCGCGTGGTCGAAGTGGGCGAGAACGTGACGAAGTTCGACGTGGGCGACCGGGTCGTCGAACGGCCGATTCGGGGCTGTGGAGACTGCTATCAGTGCGAAATCGGGGAGTCGAACGTCTGTCAGAACGCGGTCATCACGGGCGTCGACCACGACGGGGCGTACGAGCAGTTCGTCGCCGTTCCCGAGGACGCGCTCCACCCGGTGCCCGACAGCGTCGAACAGCAACACGCCGCGATGGTGGAACCGACGAGCATCGCGGCCCGGGCGGTCATCGAGAACTCCCGGGTCACGGCGGGTGACCGCGTCCTGGTCGAGGGACCCGGCCCAATCGGCCTCCTGACGGCCCAGATTGCCGACGCACAGGGCGGGACCGTGGTGGTCTCCGGCGTCGGACAGGACGCGCAGTACCGGCTTCCGCTGGCCGAGGAACTCGGCTTCGAGACGCTCAACGTCGCCGAGGCGGACGTGGAAGCGCGCCGCGAGGCGGTCACCGACGGCGTGGGCTACGACGTCGTCTTCGATACGACGGGCCACCCCTCGGGACTCCCCTCCGCCGTCGACGAGGTCCGGAAGGGCGGCCAGATAGTGCTCGTCGGACAGACCGGCGAGACGACGATGCCGTACTCCCCGCTGGTCCGGTCGGAAATCGACCTCCAGTGCTCGTACGCGTCGATGTACGACGACTTCGACCGCTCGCTCCGCCTCATCGACAGCGGCGACGTGGACGCCGAGACGTTCATCGACGACCGCTTCTCGCTACTGGACGCCGACGAGGCCTTCGAGGCGTTCGTCGCGGGCGAAACCTGCAAGCCGGTGTTCGACGTGTCGGCGCTGTACGACTGA
- the gfo6 gene encoding D-xylose 1-dehydrogenase Gfo6: MKDWLDSYDDRDWQTTTDGTVRYALLGLGWWTIDLALPAIQESDLGEVTTLVSSSSEKAQRLADENGVDHGISYDEFHDGAATDAYDAIYVGTPNAYHLEYVESAAAHGKAVLCEKPMESTVERAERMVEAAESADVPLMIAYRMQTDPAVRRAKELVADGFIGDPVSVYGNNSQPLLQMIPDHDQWRLDPDLSGYGTSVMDLGIYSLNTTRFILDRDPVAVQSQMSSHHEAFEDVPDERSGALLTLEDGVKMVTTDSQRAHEDTQLKITGTAGQIDLRPAFHGQCTMHLARGEMTATVSHEAFDSQREMREEFDFFADRVLTDGEIVADGRHGLQDMRTIRAIHRAAESGDVVEL; the protein is encoded by the coding sequence ATGAAAGATTGGCTCGACAGCTACGACGACCGCGATTGGCAGACGACTACCGACGGCACGGTCCGGTACGCGCTCCTGGGTCTCGGCTGGTGGACTATCGACCTCGCGCTCCCGGCTATTCAGGAGTCGGACCTCGGCGAGGTGACGACGCTCGTGAGCAGTTCGTCGGAGAAAGCACAGCGCCTGGCCGACGAGAACGGCGTCGACCACGGCATCAGCTACGACGAGTTCCACGACGGCGCGGCCACCGACGCGTACGACGCTATCTACGTGGGGACACCGAACGCCTATCACCTCGAATACGTCGAGAGCGCGGCCGCACACGGCAAGGCCGTCCTCTGTGAGAAGCCCATGGAGTCGACCGTCGAACGGGCCGAACGGATGGTCGAGGCCGCCGAGAGCGCGGACGTACCGCTGATGATTGCCTACCGGATGCAGACAGACCCCGCCGTCAGGCGCGCGAAGGAACTGGTAGCCGACGGCTTCATCGGCGACCCGGTATCCGTCTACGGCAACAACAGTCAACCGCTGTTGCAGATGATTCCCGACCACGACCAGTGGCGACTGGACCCGGACCTGTCGGGCTACGGAACGTCGGTGATGGACCTCGGCATCTACTCGCTCAACACGACGCGGTTCATCCTGGACCGGGACCCGGTCGCGGTGCAGTCGCAGATGAGTTCGCACCACGAGGCGTTCGAGGACGTGCCGGACGAGCGCTCGGGGGCGTTGCTCACCCTCGAAGACGGCGTGAAGATGGTCACGACCGACAGTCAGCGCGCCCACGAGGACACGCAACTCAAGATTACGGGGACGGCGGGGCAAATCGACCTCCGCCCGGCGTTCCACGGCCAGTGTACGATGCACCTCGCGCGCGGCGAGATGACGGCGACGGTGTCCCACGAGGCGTTCGACTCCCAGCGAGAGATGCGCGAGGAGTTCGACTTCTTCGCGGACCGCGTGCTCACCGACGGGGAGATAGTCGCCGACGGCCGCCACGGACTGCAGGATATGCGGACGATTCGCGCCATCCACCGGGCCGCAGAGAGCGGCGACGTGGTCGAACTCTGA
- a CDS encoding ABC transporter ATP-binding protein codes for MGEINIENLTKKFGDTTAVDNLSLDIADSEFLVLVGPSGCGKSTTLRCLAGLETVTSGDIYIAGDHMNYRVPQNRDIAMVFQDYALYPHMTVRGNIKFGLEEEDGYTKEGREERVEEIAETLGITELLDRKPDELSGGQQQRVALGRAIVRDPEVFLMDEPLSNLDAKLRAEMRTELQQLQHRFDVTTVYVTHNQTEAMTMSDRIAVMNDGELQQVGRPLDLYHAPENRFVAGFIGEPMMNFVTGRNENGTFVGTHLEYPLDGDIREDVSGTSAVTLGVRPEDIDIEAVTNPDESSLGDHEFLMHVSVVEPHGDQNVVHLNFPDDTAEEDLLQALTGGTDIFEQGSTVVASVDPRDVHVFDAESGEALHNRRTATDAEVTNV; via the coding sequence ATGGGTGAGATAAACATCGAGAACCTGACCAAGAAGTTCGGCGACACGACGGCAGTGGACAATCTGTCGCTCGACATCGCCGACAGCGAGTTCCTCGTGCTGGTCGGTCCGTCGGGGTGTGGAAAGTCCACGACGCTTCGCTGTCTCGCGGGGTTGGAGACGGTCACCTCGGGCGACATCTACATCGCTGGCGACCACATGAACTACCGCGTACCCCAGAACCGCGACATCGCGATGGTGTTCCAGGACTACGCGCTGTACCCGCACATGACCGTCCGCGGGAACATCAAGTTCGGCCTCGAAGAGGAAGACGGCTATACGAAGGAAGGCCGCGAGGAACGCGTCGAGGAGATAGCCGAGACGCTCGGCATCACCGAACTCCTGGACCGCAAGCCCGACGAACTCTCCGGCGGGCAACAGCAACGGGTGGCGCTGGGGCGGGCTATCGTCCGCGACCCCGAAGTGTTCCTGATGGACGAACCGCTCAGCAACTTGGACGCGAAACTGCGGGCGGAGATGCGGACCGAACTCCAGCAACTCCAGCACCGGTTCGACGTGACGACGGTGTACGTCACGCACAACCAGACGGAGGCGATGACGATGTCCGACCGCATCGCCGTGATGAACGACGGCGAACTCCAACAGGTCGGCCGACCGCTGGACCTGTATCACGCGCCCGAGAACCGCTTCGTCGCGGGGTTCATCGGCGAACCGATGATGAACTTCGTGACCGGGCGCAACGAGAACGGGACGTTCGTCGGGACGCACCTCGAATACCCGCTTGACGGGGACATCAGGGAGGACGTCAGCGGTACGTCCGCGGTCACGCTCGGGGTCCGACCCGAAGACATCGACATCGAGGCGGTGACCAACCCCGACGAATCCTCGCTCGGCGACCACGAGTTCCTCATGCACGTCTCGGTCGTCGAGCCACACGGCGACCAGAACGTCGTCCACTTGAACTTCCCGGACGACACGGCGGAGGAAGACCTCCTGCAAGCGCTCACCGGAGGCACCGATATCTTCGAGCAGGGGTCTACGGTCGTCGCCTCCGTCGACCCGCGCGACGTTCACGTCTTCGACGCGGAGAGCGGCGAGGCACTGCACAACAGACGCACCGCGACGGACGCGGAGGTGACTAACGTCTAA
- a CDS encoding carbohydrate ABC transporter permease — MSQSTPDTNYDVASLVEEFNLARIGQYVLVIIFIAFFLAPLETGIMTALKTNEAVARTIPLAPPTSEGFTWDNLQFAFDRLSDAFFNSLFMAIPATIGSVLFGSMAAYGLTMVRWRGQMAFLVLFLIGIFLPYQAVLVPLARFWNNIFPLATMLEPTFEALPIVQDFHSNLVPLLITHIAYGIPICTILFRSYYQSLPSSLVEAAKIDGASISKIYRRIVLPISKPMFGVVFIYQFTQIYNEFLFAFTLITGADTPEAVVTLILPAVGASTSGIDFGVRMSAAFLAAIPTLIIYVAFAEQFAKGLRTGGG; from the coding sequence ATGTCACAGTCAACACCCGATACCAACTATGACGTCGCATCGCTCGTCGAAGAGTTCAATCTCGCCCGCATCGGCCAGTACGTGCTGGTCATCATCTTCATCGCGTTCTTCCTCGCGCCCCTCGAAACGGGCATCATGACGGCCCTGAAGACCAACGAGGCCGTCGCCCGCACGATTCCGCTGGCGCCGCCGACCAGCGAGGGATTCACGTGGGACAACCTCCAGTTCGCGTTCGACCGCCTCTCCGACGCGTTCTTCAACTCGCTGTTCATGGCGATTCCGGCGACCATCGGCAGCGTGCTGTTCGGTAGCATGGCCGCCTACGGTCTCACGATGGTTCGCTGGCGCGGTCAGATGGCGTTCCTGGTACTGTTCCTCATCGGTATCTTCCTGCCGTATCAGGCGGTGCTGGTGCCGCTGGCGCGGTTCTGGAACAACATCTTCCCGCTCGCGACGATGCTCGAACCGACGTTCGAAGCGCTGCCCATCGTCCAGGACTTCCACTCGAATCTCGTTCCGCTGCTCATCACGCACATCGCCTACGGGATTCCAATCTGTACGATTCTGTTCCGCTCGTACTATCAGAGCCTCCCGAGTTCGCTCGTGGAGGCGGCGAAGATAGACGGGGCGTCCATCTCGAAGATTTACCGCCGAATCGTCCTCCCCATCTCCAAGCCGATGTTCGGCGTCGTGTTCATCTACCAGTTCACCCAGATTTACAACGAGTTCCTCTTCGCGTTCACGCTGATTACTGGCGCTGACACGCCCGAGGCCGTGGTGACGCTCATCCTCCCGGCCGTCGGTGCGTCGACGTCCGGCATCGACTTCGGGGTTCGGATGTCCGCCGCGTTCCTCGCGGCGATTCCGACGCTCATCATCTACGTCGCCTTCGCGGAACAATTTGCGAAGGGTCTGCGGACGGGAGGTGGGTGA
- a CDS encoding IclR family transcriptional regulator has product MASTAQNPVKSVGTTFDILNGLKELGGARVTELARHLDLPKSTVHNYLSTLEQEEYIVKDGTEYRVGLRFLELGAFSRHERKLFQIAKPEVDRLADETGELANILVEEHGLGSYLYRSYGERAVRVKAHVGTRVPLHTTALGKAVLAYLPVERVDEIVDRHGLTENTEQSINSRAELDETLDAIRERGVAFDDEERLNGLRCVAAPVLDNSDDIIGAISVAGPTNRFRGDRFREDLPQKVLEVANVIELNFTYS; this is encoded by the coding sequence ATGGCGAGCACAGCGCAAAACCCGGTCAAATCTGTCGGAACGACGTTCGACATCCTCAACGGGTTGAAAGAGTTGGGCGGCGCCCGGGTGACGGAGCTGGCACGGCACCTCGACCTGCCCAAGAGCACGGTCCACAACTACCTCAGTACGCTCGAACAGGAGGAGTACATCGTCAAGGACGGAACCGAGTACCGCGTCGGCCTCCGGTTTCTCGAACTGGGGGCGTTCTCGCGCCACGAGCGGAAGCTGTTCCAGATAGCCAAACCGGAGGTCGACCGGTTGGCAGACGAGACCGGCGAACTCGCCAACATTCTGGTCGAAGAACACGGTCTCGGCTCCTATCTGTACCGCTCGTACGGTGAGCGCGCGGTCCGAGTGAAAGCCCACGTCGGAACCCGCGTGCCGCTTCACACGACGGCGCTGGGCAAGGCGGTGCTCGCGTATCTCCCCGTCGAACGCGTCGACGAAATCGTCGACCGGCACGGACTGACCGAGAACACCGAACAGTCTATCAACAGTCGCGCGGAACTGGACGAGACGCTCGATGCCATCCGGGAGCGAGGCGTCGCGTTCGACGACGAGGAGCGCCTCAACGGCCTCCGCTGTGTCGCCGCGCCCGTCCTCGACAACAGCGACGACATCATCGGGGCCATCAGCGTCGCGGGACCGACGAACCGGTTTCGCGGCGACCGGTTCCGCGAAGACCTCCCGCAGAAGGTGCTGGAAGTCGCGAACGTCATCGAACTCAATTTCACGTACTCGTAG